The proteins below come from a single Geobacillus thermoleovorans genomic window:
- the iolC gene encoding 5-dehydro-2-deoxygluconokinase: protein MSFLPFDQQKPLDFIAVGRLCIDLNANEIHRPMEETMTFTKYVGGSPANIAIGMARLGMKTGFIGRVADDQMGRFIVRYLKNNGIDTSHVITDKSGSVTGLAFTEIKSPTDCSILMYRDNVADLKLEPNDIDEDYIRRAKCLLISGTALAKSPSREAVFLALDYARRHGTVVVFDLDYRPYTWQSKEETAIYYNLAAEKCDVIIGTREEFDMMERFDGQRRDDEQTARKWFDYNAKIVVIKHGKDGSIAYTKTGETFVGTIFPANIVKTFGAGDSYAAGFIYGLMNDWPIPKAMEYGAAAASIVISSHSCSDAMPTLAQIEQFIEQHRNGSAARK from the coding sequence ATGAGTTTCCTCCCATTTGACCAGCAAAAACCGTTGGATTTTATCGCCGTTGGCCGGCTATGCATCGATTTGAACGCCAATGAAATCCATCGGCCGATGGAAGAAACGATGACGTTTACGAAATATGTCGGCGGATCTCCGGCGAATATTGCCATCGGCATGGCCCGGCTCGGCATGAAAACAGGGTTTATCGGCCGAGTGGCCGACGACCAAATGGGTCGATTTATTGTCCGATATTTAAAAAACAATGGAATTGATACGTCCCATGTCATTACCGACAAGTCCGGCAGTGTGACGGGCTTGGCTTTTACCGAAATCAAGAGCCCGACCGACTGCAGCATCCTAATGTATCGCGATAATGTCGCTGATTTGAAGCTGGAACCGAACGATATTGACGAAGACTATATTCGGCGCGCCAAATGCCTGTTGATTTCCGGGACAGCTTTAGCGAAAAGCCCGTCAAGAGAAGCGGTGTTTTTAGCGTTGGACTACGCAAGACGCCATGGAACCGTCGTTGTGTTCGATTTGGATTATCGCCCATATACGTGGCAATCCAAAGAGGAAACAGCGATCTATTACAACTTGGCAGCCGAAAAATGCGACGTGATCATCGGCACGAGAGAAGAATTTGACATGATGGAGCGGTTTGACGGCCAGCGGCGCGATGATGAACAAACAGCGCGAAAATGGTTTGATTACAACGCGAAAATCGTTGTCATTAAGCATGGCAAAGACGGGTCTATTGCTTATACGAAAACTGGAGAAACGTTTGTCGGCACGATTTTCCCAGCAAATATTGTCAAAACGTTTGGGGCCGGCGACTCGTATGCCGCAGGATTTATCTACGGGCTAATGAACGATTGGCCGATTCCAAAGGCAATGGAATACGGGGCAGCTGCGGCGTCGATTGTCATCTCAAGCCATAGCTGCTCGGATGCGATGCCGACATTGGCGCAAATCGAACAGTTCATCGAACAACATCGCAACGGTTCAGCTGCTCGGAAATAA
- the iolB gene encoding 5-deoxy-glucuronate isomerase codes for MSRLIIPSHSPNEEGNVVRVTPESVGWEYVGFEVYVLAKGQTLRKETKDQEACLVLLKGKANISTKLERWEQIGLRMDVFEKVPPYSVYVPANDVYEVEAMTDVEVAVCLAPGKGTYPARLIPPSEVGVEIRGAGNIERRVHNILPESQPADSLLVVEVFTPEGNWSSYPPHKHDQDNLPHESYLEETYYHKINPGHGFMVQRVYTDDRSIDETMVVKNGDVVLVPKGYHPVSAPPGYEGYYLNVMAGPVRTWKFHNDPDHDWVMESKLAAKQKEK; via the coding sequence ATGAGCCGACTGATCATACCAAGCCATTCGCCGAATGAAGAAGGGAACGTCGTCCGCGTAACACCGGAATCAGTGGGGTGGGAGTACGTCGGGTTTGAAGTGTATGTGTTGGCAAAAGGACAAACATTGCGAAAAGAGACGAAGGATCAGGAGGCTTGCCTTGTTCTTCTCAAAGGGAAAGCGAACATATCTACGAAGCTGGAGCGGTGGGAACAGATCGGATTGAGAATGGATGTGTTTGAGAAAGTTCCGCCATACTCGGTCTATGTTCCGGCAAACGATGTGTATGAAGTCGAAGCGATGACGGATGTGGAAGTAGCGGTTTGTTTAGCGCCGGGGAAAGGTACATATCCGGCGCGATTGATCCCCCCAAGCGAAGTAGGAGTTGAAATACGGGGAGCAGGAAATATTGAACGGCGGGTGCATAACATTCTTCCGGAATCCCAACCGGCCGACAGCTTGCTTGTCGTTGAAGTGTTTACGCCGGAAGGAAACTGGTCGAGCTACCCCCCGCATAAACACGACCAAGACAACTTGCCCCATGAGTCGTATTTGGAAGAAACGTATTATCATAAAATCAATCCCGGTCACGGTTTTATGGTGCAGCGTGTGTACACCGATGATCGTTCCATCGACGAAACGATGGTCGTGAAAAACGGGGATGTCGTCTTAGTCCCGAAAGGCTACCATCCGGTTTCCGCTCCCCCAGGGTATGAGGGGTATTACTTGAACGTCATGGCCGGGCCGGTGCGGACGTGGAAGTTTCATAATGACCCGGACCATGACTGGGTGATGGAAAGCAAGCTCGCGGCCAAACAGAAGGAGAAATAA